In a single window of the Streptomyces sp. NBC_00353 genome:
- a CDS encoding FHA domain-containing protein translates to MPTCPNGHQSGSDDWCEVCGHRMAGAGAPAGAVPPPPPPPPAPGYGYPQGPGPDATQQAELCPQCRTPREAMAPFCEECRWNFLTNTATSYTPLAPQPGGPGRPGAGGPVPGLNLPPGFQAQQGPPPQQQRDPFEYQSSRPSQVNRPAEPLSGPGSHPGPPGPGPQQPPNPFQQQGPPPPPNPFQQQGPPPPPSFQQQTAPPQPQVQQPGGDDWMLPPPSQPQAPQAPQPPRQQQSPPFQSHVPNQAPANWTAVIAPDREYFLAMMQRSGPEATGLNLPAYSPEQRLPLTGNQVTIGRRRHSTGESPDVDLSVPPEDPGVSHQHAVLVQQPDGSWAVVDQNSTNGTTLNGAEDPIQPYVPVPLQDGDQVHVGAWTTITIRRG, encoded by the coding sequence GACACCAGTCGGGTTCCGACGACTGGTGCGAGGTCTGCGGCCATCGCATGGCCGGCGCGGGCGCGCCCGCGGGTGCAGTCCCACCGCCGCCTCCCCCGCCGCCCGCTCCCGGTTACGGCTACCCGCAGGGCCCCGGCCCCGACGCGACGCAGCAGGCGGAGCTCTGCCCGCAGTGCCGCACCCCGCGTGAGGCGATGGCGCCGTTCTGCGAGGAGTGCCGGTGGAACTTCCTCACGAACACGGCGACGTCGTACACCCCGCTGGCCCCGCAGCCCGGGGGCCCCGGTCGCCCGGGTGCCGGCGGACCGGTGCCCGGTCTGAACCTGCCGCCCGGCTTCCAGGCGCAGCAGGGTCCGCCGCCGCAGCAGCAGCGCGATCCGTTCGAATACCAGAGCTCCCGGCCCTCGCAGGTGAACCGTCCGGCCGAGCCGCTGTCCGGTCCCGGCAGCCACCCGGGTCCTCCGGGACCGGGTCCGCAGCAGCCGCCGAACCCGTTCCAGCAGCAGGGCCCGCCGCCCCCGCCGAACCCGTTCCAGCAACAGGGCCCGCCGCCCCCGCCGTCCTTCCAGCAGCAGACCGCGCCGCCGCAGCCGCAGGTTCAGCAGCCGGGCGGTGACGACTGGATGCTGCCGCCGCCCTCGCAGCCGCAGGCACCGCAGGCTCCGCAGCCCCCGAGGCAGCAGCAGTCGCCGCCGTTCCAGAGCCACGTCCCGAACCAGGCGCCCGCGAACTGGACGGCGGTCATCGCCCCGGACCGTGAGTACTTCCTGGCGATGATGCAGCGCAGCGGCCCCGAGGCGACCGGGCTCAACCTGCCCGCGTACTCCCCGGAGCAGCGCCTTCCGCTCACCGGCAACCAGGTCACCATCGGCCGTCGTCGGCACAGCACCGGCGAGTCCCCCGATGTCGATCTGTCCGTGCCGCCGGAGGACCCGGGGGTCTCGCACCAGCACGCGGTGCTGGTGCAGCAGCCCGACGGCAGCTGGGCCGTGGTCGACCAGAACTCCACGAACGGCACCACGCTCAACGGCGCCGAGGACCCGATCCAGCCCTACGTCCCCGTTCCGCTCCAGGACGGCGACCAGGTGCACGTCGGGGCGTGGACGACGATCACC